A section of the Callithrix jacchus isolate 240 chromosome 14, calJac240_pri, whole genome shotgun sequence genome encodes:
- the LOC128929627 gene encoding uncharacterized protein LOC128929627, whose product MGRGERAAGRETAGVLEAPGPTLSGSSSSSAGRGQGREIAAASTSRPLRAAQPGDRRRSRSMRGARDGRPGGGDSSGSALLASGTCCRRCRCASLPAPVPGAAAASDARPRPALSRPPMGPGPAPCVTARRPRPAPQVLVGSGSPQRALGPVRARAPGGFLGPSGPHAPSYKAEG is encoded by the coding sequence ATGGGCCGGGGGGAGAGGGCAGCGGGGAGGGAGACGGCGGGGGTGCTCGAAGCCCCGGGCCCTACCTTGTCCGGGAGCAGCTCCAGCTCGGCGGGGCGGGGGCAGGGACGGGAGATCGCGGCCGCATCCACTTCCCGGCCGCTCCGCGCGGCTCAGCCCGGCGACCGCCGCCGCTCACGCTCCATGCGCGGCGCCCGGGACGGGCGGCCCGGCGGTGGGGACAGCTCCGGCTCGGCTCTGCTGGCCTCCGGCACTTGTTGCCGCCGCTGCCGCTGCGCCTCACTCCCGGCTCCTGTTCCAGGCGCAGCAGCCGCCTCCGACGCCCGGCCCCGCCCTGCCCTTTCCCGCCCGCCAATGGGGCCCGGCCCCGCCCCTTGCGTCACCGCCCGACGGCCCCGCCCCGCGCCCCAAGTTTTGGTAGGGTCCGGCTCTCCACAGCGGGCGCTGGGACCTGTTCGGGCCCGCGCTCCCGGCGGCTTCCTGGGACCCTCTGGCCCCCACGCACCCTCCTACAAAGCCGAGGGTTAA